One Panicum virgatum strain AP13 chromosome 3N, P.virgatum_v5, whole genome shotgun sequence DNA segment encodes these proteins:
- the LOC120667460 gene encoding uncharacterized protein LOC120667460 translates to MATKPYFLWGDTHAASASDSDAAAVYASRAPETAALLAAATAAGDTAAVAPELGAVSVARPRMMRRNPSASGKQQQQPQQAGGGGAKKPPQRGLGVAELERLRCGGDPLRELLVDAAGAKGHPLLQYHHLQVPPPAFDSAAGGRYCSQLLAPPPGPPPVCFLHTPSAEQQYFRDRWGRMGGFPPAGNGSGCGSDHQPQLLPPAPEHPSSQNTIWRPVASSPSSSCLHTGHRCDICCRRMRALAEREALAPTPPPASPNTAGSNTVTDATPDYSIYDLAAAMAAGRQVTASMHQQCNCSFISPLICPCAHKCCLFACL, encoded by the exons ATGGCGACCAAGCCCTACTTCCTCTGGGGGGACAcccacgccgcctccgcctcagactccgacgccgccgcggtctACGCCTCGCGCGCTCCGGagacggcggcgctgctggctgctgcgacggcggcgggggacACGGCCGCGGTCGCGCCGGAGCTAGGCGCTGTGTCGGTGGCGCGGCCGCGGATGATGCGGCGGAACCCGTCCGCGTccgggaagcagcagcagcagccgcagcaggcgggcggcggcggggccaagAAGCCGCCGCAGCGCGGGCTCGGCGTCGCGGAGCTCGAGCGGCTCCGCTGCGGGGGCGACCCGCTCCGCGAGCTGCTCGTGGACGCCGCCGGCGCGAAGGGACACCCGCTGCTCCAGTACCACCACCTGCAGGTGCCGCCCCCGGCGTTCGACTCCGCCGCTGGCGGGCGCTACTGCTCGCAGCTGCTGGCCCCGCCGCCAGGCCCCCCTCCCGTCTGCTTCCTCCACACGCCGTCGGCGGAGCAGCAGTACTTCAGGGACCGGTGGGGCCGCATGGGGGGCTTCCCCCCGGCGGGAAATGGCTCCGGCTGTGGCTCCGACCACCAGCCccagctgctgccgccggcgccagaGCACCCTTCAAGCCAAAACACCATCTGGCGTCCTGTTgcgtcctccccctcctcctcctgcctccacaccggccaccgCTGCGACATCTGCTGCAGG AGGATGAGGGCGTTGGCAGAGAGAGAAGCGCTGGCACCGACGCCTCCTCCCGCGTCTCCAAACACCGCCGGCTCTAACACCGTCACCGACGCCACGCCAGACTACTCCATCTACGATCTcgccgcggccatggccgccggtcGCCAGGTAACAGCATCTATGCATCAACAATGCAATTGCTCGTTCATTAGTCCACTCATCTGCCCGTGCGCGCACAAATGCTGTCTTTTTGCCTGCTTGTGA